From the genome of Acaryochloris sp. CCMEE 5410, one region includes:
- a CDS encoding hydrogenase maturation protease, translating into MNASPAVPQPTKPHSILVIGYGNQLLCDDAIGPRIADEVAIWRLPQVRPLTVQQLTPELAAELANTETVIFIDACRMDPDQAVRVTQISPRGMETAGSTVPSMGHTCDPRSLLALTHSVYGHHPQAWWVEVKAIEFAVGEHLSTTAEEGIAEALDAIQELIQLQLDSVSSSIKPHA; encoded by the coding sequence ATGAACGCTTCACCAGCCGTTCCCCAACCCACTAAACCCCATTCAATCTTAGTGATTGGTTATGGAAACCAGCTTCTTTGTGATGATGCCATTGGCCCTCGGATTGCAGATGAGGTCGCGATTTGGCGTCTTCCTCAGGTAAGACCGTTAACCGTTCAACAACTCACACCTGAACTAGCTGCAGAACTGGCGAACACAGAAACCGTAATCTTTATTGATGCCTGCCGTATGGACCCCGATCAGGCGGTCAGAGTCACGCAAATTTCCCCTAGGGGAATGGAAACCGCTGGTAGCACGGTCCCTTCTATGGGGCATACCTGTGATCCGCGCTCATTACTCGCTTTAACCCACTCAGTCTATGGGCATCATCCCCAAGCCTGGTGGGTAGAAGTCAAAGCCATCGAATTTGCTGTGGGTGAGCATCTGTCCACCACGGCAGAGGAAGGCATTGCAGAAGCACTGGACGCCATTCAAGAACTTATCCAGTTACAGCTGGATTCTGTTTCTAGTTCAATCAAGCCTCATGCATGA
- the hypF gene encoding carbamoyltransferase HypF, with protein MMTHQRLQLTIQGAVQGVGFRPFIFRLATRLKLRGWVSNDTQGVVIEVEGGPERLNQFLAQLQANPPVLAEIETIKQKYIPPLGEHTFTIRPSQNGPKTTLLLPDVATCADCLRELFNPSDRRYRYPFINCTHCGPRYSIIRALPYDRGNTAMASFHMCPNCLSEYQNPLSRRFHAQPIACPTCGPIVEVWHWQKERWVSNQLQGQAVQQNQEGIAEKTEGLGAIGLAAVALRQGLIVAVKGVGGFHLLVDARNSDAVKRLRTRKKRPNKPFALMYPSLERVKHTCEVSELEAELLQSPKAPIVLLQRRHLSLADPIADEVAPGCSHLGVLLPYTPIHHLLMADLDFPIVATSGNLNGAPISFNVEKALDDLKSIADLFLIHNRPILHPIDDSVVQVINGQTQLRRRARGYAPLPLSVTFPSHHSSPKGLSATPQSARPPKRPTILAVGSHLKNTIALSLDDHVFMSQHLGDLDTVPSIDRFQQTLQALLQLYECQPNLVACDAHPDYASTQAAQALAQQWQVPLLSVQHHYAHVLACMAEHHLEAPVLGIAWDGAGYGLDGTVWGGEFLRITSSGFERVGYWRPFFLPGGDQAAREPRRTAMGLLYTCFGGKIFEWEGLAPLKAFSQPSAQVLQAMLDRSLNTPLTSSVGRFFDAIASLTNLMQNTHFEGQAAMALESILGRAATEDDYPFHLSASLPFVVDWEPMLMAILADIDQGVDTSWISTKFHNTLVEIIVQIAYQIGEPYIVLTGGCFQNQYLSERAIHRLQESQFRPYWHQQVPTNDGGIALGQIMAAHRHYAGRFPKVNETFNRQQPFVEADSPCA; from the coding sequence ATGATGACCCATCAGCGCCTCCAACTAACGATTCAAGGAGCCGTTCAAGGCGTTGGGTTTCGGCCATTTATCTTCCGTTTAGCGACCCGATTGAAACTCAGGGGTTGGGTGTCGAATGATACCCAGGGGGTGGTGATTGAAGTGGAAGGTGGCCCTGAACGGTTGAACCAGTTTCTCGCTCAACTCCAAGCCAATCCCCCTGTTCTCGCTGAAATTGAGACTATCAAGCAAAAGTATATTCCACCTTTGGGTGAGCACACCTTTACGATTCGTCCCAGCCAAAACGGCCCTAAAACCACCCTCTTGCTGCCGGATGTCGCTACGTGTGCCGATTGTCTCCGTGAGCTGTTCAACCCTAGCGATCGCAGATACCGCTACCCGTTTATCAACTGTACGCACTGTGGGCCGAGGTATAGCATTATTCGAGCCTTACCCTACGATCGCGGTAATACCGCAATGGCGAGTTTTCACATGTGTCCCAATTGCTTGTCAGAGTATCAGAATCCCTTATCTCGCCGATTTCATGCTCAACCGATTGCCTGTCCTACCTGTGGCCCCATCGTTGAAGTATGGCATTGGCAGAAGGAACGTTGGGTTAGCAATCAGCTTCAGGGACAGGCCGTTCAACAAAACCAGGAGGGGATAGCGGAAAAGACGGAGGGACTTGGGGCTATCGGGTTAGCTGCTGTAGCCCTTCGTCAGGGTCTGATCGTCGCGGTAAAAGGAGTGGGGGGCTTCCATTTGTTAGTCGATGCTCGCAATTCGGATGCAGTAAAGCGGCTAAGAACGCGCAAGAAGCGCCCCAATAAACCCTTCGCCTTGATGTACCCATCTTTGGAACGGGTCAAACACACCTGCGAAGTATCTGAACTGGAGGCGGAGCTGCTGCAATCGCCCAAGGCCCCCATTGTTTTACTTCAGCGAAGACACCTCTCACTGGCAGACCCAATTGCCGATGAAGTCGCCCCAGGTTGCTCTCACCTGGGCGTACTGCTACCTTACACTCCGATTCACCATCTCCTGATGGCCGACCTCGACTTCCCCATCGTTGCTACCAGTGGCAATCTCAACGGTGCACCCATCAGCTTCAATGTGGAAAAAGCCTTGGATGACCTCAAATCTATCGCCGATCTGTTTCTGATCCATAATCGTCCTATTTTGCACCCTATAGATGACTCAGTTGTCCAAGTTATCAATGGGCAAACTCAACTCCGCCGCCGTGCCCGAGGATATGCGCCGCTCCCCCTATCCGTCACTTTTCCGTCTCATCATTCCAGCCCCAAAGGCTTATCGGCAACGCCACAATCTGCCCGACCCCCAAAACGCCCTACGATCCTCGCGGTGGGTTCTCATCTAAAGAACACCATTGCCCTCTCCTTAGACGATCACGTTTTTATGAGTCAACATCTGGGGGATCTGGACACCGTGCCCTCCATCGACCGTTTTCAGCAAACCCTTCAGGCGTTACTTCAGCTCTACGAGTGCCAACCTAACCTGGTCGCCTGTGATGCTCATCCAGATTATGCTTCCACCCAAGCTGCCCAAGCTTTGGCTCAGCAATGGCAAGTTCCCTTATTATCTGTGCAACATCACTATGCTCATGTGTTGGCCTGCATGGCAGAACATCATTTAGAAGCTCCTGTTCTGGGAATTGCTTGGGATGGAGCGGGTTATGGATTGGATGGGACCGTCTGGGGCGGAGAATTTCTGCGAATCACTTCATCTGGGTTTGAGCGGGTCGGCTACTGGCGTCCCTTTTTCTTACCCGGTGGTGACCAAGCCGCTCGTGAGCCCAGACGAACGGCGATGGGGCTGCTCTATACCTGCTTTGGGGGCAAGATTTTTGAGTGGGAAGGCTTAGCGCCCTTGAAGGCTTTTTCCCAGCCGTCTGCCCAGGTATTGCAGGCAATGCTGGATCGGTCTCTGAATACCCCTCTAACTTCAAGTGTGGGGCGATTCTTTGATGCGATCGCATCCCTCACGAACCTGATGCAAAACACCCATTTTGAGGGGCAAGCAGCGATGGCCTTAGAGTCTATCTTGGGTAGGGCTGCAACAGAAGACGACTATCCTTTCCATCTCTCGGCTTCATTGCCCTTCGTGGTGGATTGGGAACCGATGTTGATGGCCATTCTGGCCGATATTGATCAGGGCGTTGATACTAGCTGGATCTCCACTAAGTTTCACAATACTTTGGTTGAAATCATTGTCCAAATCGCCTATCAAATCGGCGAGCCATATATCGTGCTCACGGGCGGATGTTTTCAAAATCAATATCTGAGTGAAAGAGCCATCCACAGATTGCAGGAAAGCCAGTTCCGCCCCTACTGGCATCAGCAAGTCCCTACCAATGATGGAGGGATTGCCCTTGGACAAATCATGGCTGCCCATCGCCACTATGCTGGACGCTTTCCCAAGGTCAATGAGACGTTTAACAGACAACAGCCCTTTGTCGAGGCAGATTCACCATGTGCTTAG
- a CDS encoding Ni/Fe hydrogenase subunit alpha encodes MPQRIIIDPVTRIEGHAKISIYLDDAGEVTDARFHVTEFRGFEKFCEGRPFWEMPGITPRICGICPVSHLLASAKAGDQILAVHIPPAAEKLRRLMNLGQIIQSHALSFFHLSSPDLLLGWESDPAQRNVFGLMAAEPDLARSGIRLRQFGQEVIQHLGGQKIHPAWAVPGGVRSALTDQGREQIRAGLLEVRSTALTTLSRFKDLLEDHASEARIFGNFPSLFMGLINPNGLWEHYQGCLRFVDSVGNIIADHLDPSQFQSFIGEAVQTDSYLKSPYYRPLGYPDQSPGLCRLQNGMYRVGPLARLNVCDRMGTPLADQELQEFRQRGNGTVTSSFFYHYARLIEILACIERIEQKLEDPELCQPPLRAQADVNQLEGVGVSEAPRGTLFHHYQVDTTGLLQSVNLIIATGQNNLAMNRTVAQIARHYLHGPDIPESMLNRVEAGIRAFDPCLSCSTHAAGQMPLHIQCKSVNSGQVLSEVWRTSTGEFQVKG; translated from the coding sequence ATGCCTCAGAGAATCATCATTGATCCAGTCACTCGGATTGAAGGCCATGCCAAAATCTCGATTTACTTGGATGACGCAGGTGAAGTTACGGATGCTCGATTTCATGTGACGGAGTTTCGTGGATTTGAGAAGTTTTGCGAAGGCCGACCCTTTTGGGAGATGCCGGGGATTACCCCGCGCATCTGTGGGATTTGTCCAGTCAGCCACCTACTCGCGTCAGCGAAAGCTGGAGACCAGATTCTTGCCGTTCACATTCCTCCAGCGGCTGAGAAATTGCGCCGCTTAATGAACTTAGGACAGATTATTCAGTCCCATGCCTTGAGTTTTTTCCATCTGAGTAGTCCCGATCTACTGTTGGGGTGGGAGAGCGATCCAGCCCAGCGAAATGTGTTTGGTCTGATGGCTGCAGAGCCGGATCTGGCCCGCAGCGGTATTAGGTTGCGCCAGTTTGGTCAGGAAGTGATTCAGCATTTAGGTGGGCAGAAAATTCACCCGGCTTGGGCTGTCCCCGGAGGCGTCCGATCGGCTCTAACCGACCAGGGACGTGAACAAATCCGAGCGGGGTTGCTAGAGGTACGATCAACGGCCCTTACAACGCTGAGTCGGTTCAAAGACTTGTTAGAAGACCATGCCAGTGAGGCTCGAATATTTGGGAATTTCCCCAGCTTATTTATGGGGTTAATCAACCCAAATGGACTCTGGGAACATTACCAGGGCTGTTTACGGTTTGTGGATAGTGTCGGTAATATCATTGCGGATCATCTTGATCCGAGCCAATTCCAGTCCTTTATTGGCGAAGCGGTTCAGACTGATTCTTATTTGAAGTCTCCCTACTATCGTCCCTTGGGCTATCCTGATCAGTCTCCAGGACTGTGCCGTTTACAAAATGGCATGTATCGGGTGGGGCCTTTAGCCCGACTCAACGTTTGCGATCGCATGGGCACGCCCTTAGCCGACCAGGAATTACAAGAATTCCGCCAGCGGGGCAATGGGACCGTTACCTCTTCCTTCTTTTACCATTACGCTCGCTTAATTGAGATTTTGGCTTGTATAGAACGCATTGAGCAGAAATTAGAAGATCCAGAACTCTGCCAACCTCCCCTCAGAGCCCAGGCCGATGTCAATCAATTAGAGGGGGTTGGGGTGAGTGAAGCACCACGGGGGACGCTGTTTCATCACTATCAAGTGGATACAACGGGGTTACTCCAATCCGTAAATCTGATCATCGCCACGGGACAAAATAATCTGGCCATGAACCGCACCGTTGCTCAGATTGCTCGTCACTACCTCCATGGACCCGATATTCCTGAGTCGATGCTCAATCGAGTCGAAGCCGGCATTAGGGCCTTTGATCCTTGTTTAAGTTGCTCGACTCATGCGGCAGGCCAGATGCCACTTCATATCCAGTGCAAATCAGTAAACAGTGGTCAAGTCCTTAGTGAGGTATGGAGAACATCAACGGGAGAATTTCAAGTTAAAGGTTGA
- a CDS encoding DUF1614 domain-containing protein — MIYLPVSLLLFLLFVLFLPFVWLVLTIDVVQLAAAKLGFTPHVALILLVLVILGSTINIPLYRMDSPVYAMDDFLMYYQRQFWGIPLLKMRQTKVVALNVGGGLIPIILAIYQFRQANPAAILLITSIVTVVCFYAAHIVPGIGITMNPLLAPLTAALTAMLLGINHAPATAFAGGIIGTLIGADLLHLRDITAMSGGVLSIGGAGVFDGIALCGLLALLLT, encoded by the coding sequence ATGATCTATTTACCCGTTTCTCTACTGCTATTTCTCTTATTTGTACTGTTCCTACCCTTCGTCTGGTTGGTATTGACGATTGATGTCGTTCAGCTAGCTGCTGCAAAGTTAGGATTTACGCCTCATGTGGCCCTCATACTCTTGGTCTTAGTCATTTTGGGTAGTACGATCAATATCCCTCTTTATCGCATGGACTCACCTGTGTACGCGATGGATGACTTTTTGATGTACTACCAACGTCAATTCTGGGGGATTCCATTGCTCAAAATGAGACAAACAAAGGTCGTAGCCCTGAATGTGGGGGGTGGCTTAATTCCCATTATTCTGGCCATTTACCAATTTAGACAGGCTAATCCAGCAGCCATCTTGCTGATTACATCTATCGTGACCGTTGTTTGTTTCTATGCCGCCCATATCGTCCCTGGAATTGGGATTACGATGAACCCATTACTCGCCCCTTTGACTGCGGCATTAACGGCAATGTTATTGGGAATAAATCATGCTCCAGCGACGGCTTTTGCTGGAGGTATCATAGGAACCTTAATCGGTGCAGATTTATTACATCTAAGGGATATAACAGCTATGAGCGGCGGTGTCCTCAGTATTGGCGGCGCCGGGGTTTTTGACGGAATTGCCCTTTGTGGTTTGTTGGCCCTTTTACTGACTTAA
- a CDS encoding polymer-forming cytoskeletal protein yields MHTKSSRQYFRQVLLFLMALVIAPLLLAVSAVGAPNFVTQDQITVGATEVIQGNYYATGDRITVDGTLKDNLFAAGDTIQLSGTVEKDVYLAGDEITIDGTVKGDAILAGALVALNGSVEGDLIAAGQAVVVNGTVQDDVRIAGEALLLKNQARVKDDMIAAGLSLESQPQTSIGGTLTVASGQALLAGTVDQDVVGGMGGLTLEGTVGQDVAVTVGDNQTWKPIFGPSPRLKIPDVPAGLTLTDSAQVKGRLTYKSPTTASLKDGSQVTGKITHQPIPEWEPTPVKPTNIVLDQLQRLLTIGLVGCAMLWAFPKWTEGLTQNIQTRPLRTLGWGIVTSVLVGVASVVIAVLTILAFIVLILTLQGLAWPILGVGTLANLALWVGIGSFVSLIAPVLISNLGGRWLCSQFNLNKTANRFIPFLMGVVVLMLITAIPLIGGIISIVIIFLSLGALWNWGRSRWVKPPLQAQEALVG; encoded by the coding sequence ATGCACACTAAATCATCGAGACAATATTTTAGACAAGTGCTGTTGTTTCTAATGGCCTTGGTCATTGCCCCATTGCTATTAGCGGTTTCTGCGGTTGGAGCCCCCAATTTCGTGACGCAAGATCAGATCACCGTGGGGGCTACAGAGGTCATTCAAGGTAACTATTATGCAACTGGGGACCGTATAACGGTTGACGGGACCTTAAAAGATAATCTGTTTGCAGCAGGAGACACCATTCAACTATCGGGCACCGTTGAGAAGGATGTTTACTTAGCGGGTGATGAAATAACGATTGATGGCACTGTTAAAGGCGATGCTATTCTGGCCGGCGCTTTGGTTGCCCTCAATGGGTCTGTTGAAGGCGATTTAATCGCCGCAGGGCAAGCCGTGGTGGTGAACGGAACGGTTCAAGACGACGTGCGGATAGCAGGAGAGGCACTGCTTCTCAAAAATCAGGCTCGGGTGAAAGATGACATGATCGCCGCAGGGCTGAGCCTGGAAAGTCAACCCCAAACGTCCATCGGTGGCACTCTCACGGTTGCGAGTGGTCAAGCACTACTGGCAGGAACGGTTGATCAGGATGTTGTGGGGGGTATGGGAGGACTAACCTTAGAGGGGACAGTGGGTCAAGATGTGGCCGTTACCGTCGGTGATAACCAGACTTGGAAACCTATATTCGGACCTAGCCCTCGCCTTAAGATTCCTGATGTGCCGGCAGGATTAACCCTCACAGATTCGGCCCAAGTCAAAGGTCGGTTGACCTACAAATCACCAACTACTGCCTCCCTAAAAGATGGATCACAAGTGACAGGTAAAATCACGCATCAACCGATTCCAGAATGGGAACCGACGCCAGTCAAGCCGACGAATATCGTGCTAGATCAACTGCAGCGCTTGCTGACGATTGGGTTAGTGGGATGTGCCATGCTTTGGGCATTTCCAAAGTGGACAGAAGGATTAACGCAGAATATTCAGACTCGACCGTTGAGAACGTTGGGTTGGGGCATTGTGACCAGTGTGTTGGTGGGAGTAGCAAGTGTTGTGATCGCAGTTCTGACCATCCTTGCATTTATTGTGCTTATCTTGACCCTCCAAGGATTAGCCTGGCCCATTCTGGGGGTCGGAACCCTCGCTAATCTGGCCCTATGGGTCGGTATTGGCAGCTTCGTGAGTTTGATTGCCCCCGTATTAATCAGCAACCTAGGTGGACGCTGGCTCTGCAGCCAATTCAATTTGAATAAGACCGCGAACCGATTTATCCCATTCCTGATGGGGGTAGTGGTTCTGATGTTGATTACCGCTATTCCCCTGATCGGCGGAATCATCAGCATTGTCATTATTTTCTTGAGCTTAGGTGCTCTCTGGAATTGGGGAAGGTCACGGTGGGTTAAGCCCCCCTTGCAAGCTCAGGAGGCACTAGTGGGTTGA
- a CDS encoding CP12 domain-containing protein, whose protein sequence is MMKVADIMTTEVIKIRNSAKVAEAVRLMRRHGIHALIVDRNHEQDAYGIVTAFDIVAKVTAFGRDPRQVRVYEIMTKPCLVLNPELGVEYAARLLTTTGIHAAPIIQWSLLGILSISDILDQGDFLENPLEVELAQKTQQLIADAHAICKQKGTNSKACRQAWQDVDAVQAEAAHQRAEKLEKTAFEAFCEEYPEAFKDREYDAWCSG, encoded by the coding sequence ATGATGAAAGTTGCAGACATTATGACGACAGAAGTCATCAAAATTCGGAATTCGGCGAAGGTTGCTGAGGCCGTCCGATTGATGCGACGACATGGAATTCATGCCCTCATTGTTGATCGGAACCATGAGCAAGATGCTTACGGAATTGTGACCGCCTTCGATATCGTTGCGAAGGTAACGGCTTTTGGTCGTGATCCACGGCAGGTGAGAGTCTATGAAATTATGACGAAACCTTGTTTGGTACTCAATCCGGAACTCGGGGTCGAATATGCCGCAAGATTATTGACCACTACCGGTATACATGCCGCACCCATTATCCAGTGGAGTCTGCTGGGTATTCTCTCAATCTCTGACATTCTCGATCAAGGGGATTTCTTGGAGAATCCCTTGGAGGTGGAGCTTGCTCAAAAAACACAGCAATTAATTGCGGACGCTCATGCAATTTGTAAGCAAAAGGGCACTAACTCCAAAGCCTGTAGACAAGCTTGGCAAGACGTTGATGCAGTCCAAGCGGAAGCGGCTCATCAACGGGCCGAAAAGCTCGAAAAAACAGCTTTTGAAGCGTTTTGTGAGGAGTACCCAGAAGCCTTCAAAGATCGAGAGTATGATGCCTGGTGTAGTGGATAG
- a CDS encoding CBS domain-containing protein: protein MLKVRDIMTQEVIAIQDTATVAQAIALMQYHKVRSLIIEHPEGQTAYGIITERDIVYRVMAVGKDPHEIGVQELVREPCITAHPDLTVEEMAQLFAAAGIQRAPVIDGQQLLGIISVTDLVMKTDGKQNYQADWLALQVENALKHARIICGDPQTQISKECSVAWDVVEAFEDQAALNGAI from the coding sequence ATGCTTAAAGTTAGAGACATTATGACCCAAGAGGTGATTGCGATTCAGGATACTGCAACAGTGGCACAAGCCATTGCTCTGATGCAATACCATAAAGTCCGCTCCCTCATTATCGAGCACCCTGAAGGTCAAACCGCTTACGGGATCATCACTGAGCGAGATATTGTTTACCGAGTCATGGCTGTTGGCAAAGATCCCCATGAAATTGGCGTTCAAGAGCTTGTCCGCGAACCCTGTATTACAGCCCATCCTGATCTCACTGTGGAAGAAATGGCTCAATTGTTTGCAGCAGCAGGCATTCAGAGAGCGCCAGTAATTGATGGACAGCAGCTTTTAGGCATCATTTCCGTCACTGACTTAGTGATGAAAACGGATGGAAAGCAGAACTATCAAGCCGATTGGCTCGCGTTGCAAGTTGAAAATGCGTTAAAGCATGCCCGGATTATTTGTGGTGATCCGCAAACCCAGATTTCAAAAGAATGCTCTGTAGCCTGGGATGTGGTTGAAGCTTTTGAAGACCAAGCTGCCTTAAACGGAGCTATTTAG
- the hypB gene encoding hydrogenase nickel incorporation protein HypB yields the protein MCEDCGCSAGSVQIHQGHDPQLNQAGTSIEAPSVRHLDLHAKILEHNDRIANQNRVLFQHQGWLAVNMLSSPGSGKTALIERLAQDKRNDWQIGAIVGDLATVNDANRLGHAGVSAVQITTGTACHLEASMVSHALSKLPPKSWDLLVIENVGNLVCPAAFDLGEQIRVVILSVTEGEDKPQKYPAMFTSAQVVLINKTDIAEAVGWQRDLAISTLQQIAPQATLFEVSARTGAGMDAWYTYLDQCRQDLNRLLPRSQNSQVLQTQ from the coding sequence ATGTGTGAAGATTGCGGCTGTAGTGCTGGATCTGTCCAGATTCATCAAGGCCATGACCCTCAATTGAACCAAGCAGGAACAAGCATAGAGGCTCCCAGCGTTCGCCACCTTGACCTTCATGCCAAGATTCTGGAACACAATGATCGCATTGCTAATCAAAATAGAGTCCTGTTTCAGCACCAGGGCTGGTTAGCGGTGAATATGCTATCTTCGCCGGGTTCGGGGAAAACAGCTTTGATTGAGCGACTCGCCCAAGATAAACGGAATGATTGGCAAATTGGAGCCATTGTTGGCGATTTAGCGACGGTGAATGATGCCAATCGATTAGGCCATGCTGGGGTATCAGCGGTCCAAATTACAACGGGGACAGCATGCCACTTAGAAGCCAGCATGGTGAGCCACGCTTTATCCAAACTCCCGCCCAAATCTTGGGATCTTCTCGTGATTGAAAATGTTGGCAACCTCGTTTGTCCCGCTGCGTTTGATTTAGGAGAACAAATCAGAGTCGTCATCCTCTCTGTAACCGAGGGCGAAGATAAGCCCCAAAAATATCCAGCAATGTTCACGTCGGCTCAGGTCGTTTTGATCAATAAAACGGATATTGCGGAGGCTGTGGGATGGCAACGAGACCTTGCGATTTCAACGCTCCAACAAATCGCTCCTCAAGCGACCCTCTTTGAGGTATCAGCTCGAACGGGAGCAGGTATGGATGCCTGGTATACCTATTTGGACCAGTGTCGCCAAGACCTTAACAGACTATTACCTCGCTCTCAAAACTCACAAGTTTTACAGACTCAGTAG
- the hypA gene encoding hydrogenase maturation nickel metallochaperone HypA — MHEVSLMQTTLDIAFDHAAQQGAQHIHWIKLRVGELSGVIPEALTLAFEIVTAGTMAANARLEVETVPVMCHCSACDLDFQPTSWVYVCPTCHQFTTDLRQGRELELTAMEVS; from the coding sequence ATGCATGAAGTGAGTTTAATGCAAACCACCTTAGACATCGCCTTCGACCATGCAGCTCAACAAGGTGCTCAGCATATCCACTGGATTAAGCTGCGGGTCGGGGAATTGTCGGGTGTGATTCCTGAAGCCCTCACTCTCGCCTTTGAAATCGTTACGGCTGGCACGATGGCTGCGAATGCTCGACTTGAAGTAGAAACGGTGCCCGTGATGTGCCACTGTTCAGCTTGTGATCTGGATTTTCAGCCCACTAGCTGGGTGTATGTTTGTCCCACTTGTCATCAGTTCACTACCGATTTGCGTCAGGGCAGAGAACTGGAGCTAACAGCAATGGAGGTCTCGTAG
- a CDS encoding adenosine-specific kinase: protein MEVTTVVLDVPEHTNLILGQSHFIKTVEDLYEIMVGTCPQAKFGLAFCEASGPCLIRFAGNDPSLQDIAVSNAKKIAAGHSFILLMQDAFPISVLNAIQQSPEVCTIYCATANPVEVILAKTDQGAGVLGVIDGFAPKGVEGEEDILERQDFLRQIGYKF from the coding sequence ATGGAAGTGACCACCGTTGTCCTGGATGTCCCTGAACATACAAATTTAATCTTGGGCCAAAGCCATTTCATCAAGACAGTGGAGGATTTATATGAAATTATGGTCGGAACTTGCCCTCAGGCAAAATTTGGTCTAGCGTTCTGCGAAGCATCAGGGCCTTGTCTGATCCGGTTTGCGGGCAACGACCCTTCACTCCAAGATATCGCTGTCAGTAATGCTAAGAAAATCGCCGCGGGTCATAGTTTTATTCTATTGATGCAAGATGCTTTTCCCATTAGCGTTTTGAATGCGATTCAGCAGTCCCCAGAAGTCTGCACCATTTACTGTGCGACGGCTAATCCTGTAGAAGTTATCCTGGCCAAGACGGACCAAGGCGCTGGGGTATTAGGTGTAATCGATGGCTTCGCTCCCAAAGGAGTGGAAGGAGAAGAAGACATATTGGAGCGTCAAGATTTTCTTCGCCAAATTGGCTATAAATTTTAG
- a CDS encoding HypC/HybG/HupF family hydrogenase formation chaperone gives MCLAVPGQIINILDHDDPLLRMGKVSFAGVLKEVSLAYVPHADVGDYVIVHVGFALNVIDVEEAERTLQLLDNISPPA, from the coding sequence ATGTGCTTAGCGGTACCCGGCCAGATTATCAACATCTTGGATCATGATGACCCGCTGTTACGGATGGGGAAAGTGAGTTTTGCAGGCGTTCTAAAGGAGGTCAGTCTTGCTTATGTTCCCCATGCGGATGTGGGTGACTATGTCATTGTCCATGTGGGGTTTGCTTTGAACGTTATTGATGTTGAAGAAGCTGAGCGGACCTTACAACTTTTGGACAATATCAGCCCGCCTGCCTGA
- a CDS encoding host attachment protein, with protein MSQYLVTIINKTNARFFTLSNPPPLEHSGPSLVEHQALLNPIQSQAGRELWTSSKSGGNRGTTRQSHGYDDHRQSHLKEFDRRFAHTINAGITHFIHTYPIQHILLVAEPQILGHLRPILMATLPKALLPVEVAKDLCNLSVSEIYKYLLDQQLLPRLAKQAS; from the coding sequence ATGAGCCAATATCTTGTGACGATTATCAATAAAACTAACGCTCGTTTTTTCACCTTAAGCAATCCCCCACCCCTTGAACATTCTGGCCCTAGTCTAGTGGAACATCAGGCACTGCTCAATCCCATCCAGAGCCAGGCGGGTCGAGAATTATGGACGAGTAGCAAAAGCGGAGGCAATCGGGGGACAACCCGCCAAAGCCATGGGTATGACGACCACCGTCAAAGCCACCTCAAGGAATTTGATCGACGGTTTGCCCATACGATCAATGCTGGGATTACCCACTTCATTCATACGTACCCCATCCAACATATTCTGCTAGTGGCTGAACCACAGATTCTGGGACATTTACGACCCATTCTAATGGCAACGTTACCGAAAGCCCTTCTCCCTGTGGAGGTTGCGAAGGATCTCTGTAATTTATCTGTTTCAGAGATCTACAAATACCTACTCGACCAACAGTTGTTACCCAGGCTAGCTAAACAGGCCAGTTAG